In one window of Vulpes vulpes isolate BD-2025 chromosome 1, VulVul3, whole genome shotgun sequence DNA:
- the KCNK5 gene encoding potassium channel subfamily K member 5 isoform X3: MIFAATVITTIGYGNVAPKTPAGRLFCVFYGLFGVPLCLTWISALGKFFGGRAKRLGQFLTKRGVSLRQAQITCTAIFIVWGVLVHLVIPPFVFMVTEEWDYIEGLYYSFITISTIGFGDFVAGVNPSANYHALYRYFVELWIYLGLAWLSLFVNWKVSMFVEVHKAIKKRRRRRKESFESSPHSKKALQMTGGTASKDVNIFSFLSKKEETYNDLIKQIGKKAMKTGGAGERVAAPGLGPPGGGLPALPSSLSPLVVYSKNRMPSLEEVSQTLRSKGHVSRPPSEEAGAGPPKDGSPTPEVFINQLDRISEEGEPWDTQDYHPLIFQNVSITFANEEAGLSDEETSKSSIEDNLTGEERPQEGPEAEVPLNLGEFPSSDESTFTSTESELSLPYEQLMNEYNKADCPRGT; the protein is encoded by the exons ATGATTTTTGCAGCCACGGTCATCACTACCATTG GCTATGGCAACGTGGCCCCTAAGACCCCTGCTGGGCGCCTCTTCTGTGTCTTCTATGGTCTCTTCGGGGTGCCGCTCTGCCTGACATGGATCAGTGCCCTGGGCAAGTTCTTCGGGGGACGTGCCAAGAGGCTGGGCCAGTTCCTCACCAAGAGAGGCGTGAGCCTG CGGCAGGCACAGATCACGTGCACAGCCATCTTCATCGTGTGGGGCGTCCTGGTCCACCTGGTGATCCCGCCCTTTGTGTTCATGGTGACTGAGGAGTGGGACTACATCGAGGGCCTCTACTACTCCTTCATCACTATCTCCACCATTGGCTTTGGCGACTTTGTGGCCG GTGTGAACCCCAGCGCCAACTACCACGCCCTGTACCGCTACTTCGTGGAGCTCTGGATCTACCTGGGGCTGGCCTGGCTGTCCCTCTTTGTCAACTGGAAGGTGAGCATGTTCGTCGAGGTCCACAAGGCCATCAagaagcggcggcggcggcgaaaGGAGTCCTTTGAGAGCTCTCCACACTCCAAGAAGGCTCTGCAGATGACTGGTGGTACGGCATCCAAGGACGTCAACATCTTCAGCTTTTTGTCCAAAAAGGAGGAGACCTACAATGACCTCATCAAGCAGATAGGGAAGAAGGCGATGAAGacgggcggggctggggagagggttgcagccccagggctggggcctcCGGGGGGTGGGCTGCCAGCCCTCCCCAGTTCCCTATCTCCCCTAGTGGTTTACTCCAAAAACCGGATGCCCAGCTTGGAAGAGGTGTCTCAGACGCTGAGGAGCAAAGGCCATGTGTCACGGCCTCCCAgtgaggaggctggggcagggccccCCAAAGATGGCTCCCCGACCCCTGAGGTGTTCATCAACCAGCTGGACCGAATCAGCGAGGAGGGTGAGCCATGGGACACCCAGGACTACCACCCACTCATCTTCCAGAACGTCAGCATTACCTTTGCGAATGAGGAGGCAGGGCTCTCAGACGAAGAGACCTCCAAGTCCTCGATAGAGGACAATCTGACTGGGGAGGAGAGGCCCCAGGAAGGGCCCGAAGCTGAGGTGCCGCTGAACCTAGGCGAGTTCCCCTCATCAGACGAGTCCACCTTCACCAGCACAGAGTCCGAGCTCTCTCTGCCTTACGAACAGCTCATGAACGAGTACAATAAAGCAGACTGCCCCAGAGGCACGTGA